The Euzebyales bacterium genome includes a region encoding these proteins:
- a CDS encoding DoxX family protein: MFGLIRRALLAAVFVWSAINAIQNAEHMTGPADALGLPEPERMVKVHGWVNLVGGIMLALNVKPKLAALAMVANLIPTTAGGHQFWEADDEGEKINQMVHFFKNVSLLGGLLGVLASPRSSDDA, from the coding sequence ATGTTTGGACTCATCCGCCGGGCGCTGCTGGCGGCCGTCTTCGTGTGGAGCGCGATCAACGCCATCCAGAACGCCGAACACATGACCGGACCCGCCGACGCCCTGGGCCTGCCCGAGCCCGAGAGGATGGTCAAGGTCCACGGGTGGGTGAACCTTGTCGGTGGGATCATGCTGGCGCTCAACGTCAAGCCGAAGCTGGCTGCGCTGGCCATGGTCGCCAACCTGATCCCGACCACGGCGGGTGGCCACCAGTTCTGGGAGGCCGACGACGAGGGCGAGAAGATCAACCAGATGGTGCACTTCTTCAAGAACGTCAGCCTCCTGGGCGGGCTGCTCGGCGTCCTCGCCTCCCCGAGGTCGTCCGACGACGCGTAG
- a CDS encoding pyridoxamine 5'-phosphate oxidase family protein yields MEWDEVVDAATACGWTTYIGTADAAGRPHVAVVAPGFTDGTVWFVTRVSSKKLRNLKENREVAFHWPIGNAEAPGELAAWGTATLHDDADVRRRLWDAGIMPYHLAAFFGDPGDTDAVFVEVALRRARLQTQHAARVWTP; encoded by the coding sequence ATGGAGTGGGACGAGGTCGTCGACGCGGCGACGGCGTGCGGCTGGACGACCTACATTGGCACAGCCGACGCTGCCGGGCGTCCGCACGTCGCCGTTGTCGCGCCCGGCTTCACCGACGGGACCGTGTGGTTCGTCACGCGCGTGTCATCGAAGAAGCTGCGCAACCTCAAGGAGAACCGTGAGGTTGCGTTCCACTGGCCGATCGGCAACGCCGAGGCGCCGGGGGAGCTCGCCGCGTGGGGCACGGCGACGCTCCACGACGACGCGGACGTCCGTCGCCGGCTGTGGGACGCCGGCATCATGCCCTACCACCTGGCCGCGTTCTTCGGCGACCCCGGCGACACCGACGCGGTGTTCGTCGAGGTGGCGCTGCGGCGTGCCCGCCTCCAGACGCAGCACGCCGCGCGCGTGTGGACCCCCTGA
- a CDS encoding NAD(P)/FAD-dependent oxidoreductase has product MAHHDVIVLGGGSAGENVARALAGAGRDVAVVERDLVGGECPFTACMPSKAMLRSGEVRTLLRRVIELGATMDPVTPRQPDKGFASAARRRDDLVDHRDDARHADGLRQAGATLLRGDGRVTGPGRLTVDGQEHTWHDLVITTGAADSRPPIDGLDDVAVWTSDDAWAAQERPASLMVIGGGPVGCEIAQLYARFDVPVTVVEMAGTLANTEPPEIGRLVADRLAEDGVMVRTNVDVERVEPRNGGVRAHLGDGSSVDAAVLLAATGVTPRLAGLGLETLGLDVSGGIEIDERCRVVGAEHLWAAGDATMVAPFTHMANYQARVVADNLAGGHARTDHRAIPRTMYTDPPVAGVGLTPAQAREQCGTVAVGWADLSDLPRTSVAGAPGGRLVLVADADAQVLVGASAIGDMADAWIHEAVLAIRAGVPLAVLRDTIHAFPTYAEAYDIALGDLA; this is encoded by the coding sequence GTGGCGCACCACGACGTGATCGTGCTGGGCGGAGGCTCGGCGGGAGAGAACGTCGCACGCGCGCTGGCTGGGGCCGGACGTGACGTCGCGGTCGTCGAGCGCGACCTGGTCGGCGGCGAGTGCCCGTTCACGGCGTGCATGCCCAGCAAGGCGATGCTGCGCTCCGGCGAGGTCCGCACGCTGCTGCGCCGCGTCATCGAGCTCGGCGCGACGATGGACCCGGTCACGCCGAGGCAGCCCGACAAGGGCTTCGCGAGCGCGGCGCGGCGCCGTGACGACCTCGTCGACCACCGGGACGATGCGCGGCACGCCGACGGCCTGCGCCAGGCCGGGGCGACCCTGCTGCGGGGCGACGGCCGTGTCACCGGGCCGGGCCGGCTGACCGTCGACGGGCAGGAGCACACGTGGCACGATCTCGTCATCACGACCGGCGCAGCTGACTCCCGCCCGCCGATCGACGGGCTCGACGACGTCGCTGTGTGGACGAGCGACGACGCATGGGCCGCACAGGAGCGGCCAGCGTCCCTCATGGTCATCGGCGGCGGCCCCGTCGGGTGCGAGATCGCGCAGCTGTACGCGCGGTTCGACGTCCCGGTGACCGTGGTCGAGATGGCCGGGACGCTCGCGAACACCGAGCCGCCCGAGATCGGCCGCCTCGTCGCCGACCGGCTCGCCGAGGACGGCGTGATGGTCCGCACCAACGTCGACGTCGAACGGGTCGAGCCGCGCAACGGCGGCGTGCGGGCCCACCTCGGCGATGGATCGTCCGTCGACGCCGCGGTCCTGCTGGCGGCCACCGGCGTCACGCCGCGCCTGGCGGGCCTCGGGCTCGAGACCCTCGGCCTCGACGTGTCCGGCGGCATCGAGATCGACGAGCGGTGCCGCGTCGTCGGTGCCGAGCACCTGTGGGCTGCGGGCGATGCCACGATGGTCGCGCCGTTCACGCACATGGCCAACTACCAGGCCCGCGTCGTCGCCGACAACCTGGCCGGCGGTCACGCGCGGACCGACCACCGCGCCATCCCGCGGACCATGTACACCGATCCGCCGGTCGCCGGTGTCGGCCTGACACCCGCGCAGGCCCGCGAACAGTGCGGCACCGTCGCTGTCGGCTGGGCTGACCTGTCCGACCTGCCCCGGACCAGCGTCGCCGGCGCGCCTGGCGGACGCCTGGTGCTGGTCGCGGACGCCGACGCACAGGTGCTGGTCGGGGCGAGCGCGATCGGGGACATGGCGGACGCATGGATCCACGAGGCTGTGCTGGCGATCCGCGCCGGCGTGCCGCTCGCCGTGCTCCGTGACACCATCCACGCGTTCCCGACCTACGCCGAAGCCTACGACATCGCGCTCGGCGACCTCGCCTGA